A window of Epinephelus lanceolatus isolate andai-2023 chromosome 3, ASM4190304v1, whole genome shotgun sequence genomic DNA:
GGAAAaagccatttatttattacagatGCACAATATTGTCTTGCTTGTTGCCATATTTAGAGAAATTTGCGCATGAATAcgtatgaatgtgtgtatgtatttcaCATGATGTGATTATTTCCAGCACTGATAGGCTCTGAACCTGTTTTAAACCATCCTCTGTCCTTTCAGATAATAAATTGTCTGCTAAAAGGAGACATGTTGCTGCTGAAGACTTTCACTCCCTTGCTGATGTTGGCCTTCCTCGGGCAGCAGGTCTCTCTGTCCTCCGCTGCGCGCAATAAGAACCGAGGAGCGGACAAAACCGTGACTATAGCACCTCCCGGCAGCGGCGACAAGCTTGCAGCCAGTGTCCGGGGAAAGTTCCCCAGGGACAAGATGCAGTGTACTTGGGTGGCAAAAGACGTCGGGGACACTGTCAAGCTGATGGTAAAATGCGAGGACCCGGTGGCGCGCATCAAAGGCGGATACACCGATCTGCAGTGCGAATACAACGGCAAACCTCAGAGCTGCCCAGGCTACCATTCCAACAACAAGGGCTTCTGGAAACAGGTGTCCCGCGCCTTCAAAAAGCTGAAAACCAAAGTGTGCTCGGACGAGCGCGCGCTGGTGAAGGCTTCCGTGTGTAAGCGCGCGCCCCGGGGTGCGCACTTCAAACTGGACATCTTTAGCTCAGTAGTCTCCGCTCAGTCCGGAGGAGATGAGCTCACCGAGCCGACGACGCCtcgctccacctccacctccaccgcCGTGTCTCCAGCGTGCACAAAGCGCGCGAACCACCAGAAAACGGCTGAAGAGACTTGCAGCGGCTCGTGGGCCAGTGTGTGCAACTTCTTTATGTCTCTCCTGCAAAGTGACGACTGTTAGCTCCAGATCTGAGAAGGAGGTGGACACTATCAGACTAAATGCaggatttattttgtgtttgtcaaACAGCGGTGACGCAGCAGCAACAGATCTTTAATTTTTAATCAGTAAAAGTCAGATTTTATCTCCACAATTTGTATTCATACCCAACTGGACCGAGTGGTTTCATCAATATGACATTTGTTTATTGCGTAATTTATCATCGCTGGTGGAAAGTGACTAATTACCTTTTGTCAAGTAACAATGTTCAGGCACTTAGACTTTGAATATCTAAACTTCTACTTTACAACATTTTTGTGGCAGTTGTACATTTTGAGATTTTCATGTTCCTTCAAAACGTGATGAGATTAtaaaatctgtttgtttttttgttacattttttccaTCTGGACCAACTATACCTTTAAAATGCTGCTCCAACAAATGCACAAGTAACTAAATAATCCAATAATGTAATATAGAGTATAGTAACATAACACTCGGAAAAACTGTTCTGCAAAGTGAGTGcatttacttttaatacttcaAGTACAATCTGTATTTTCACGTTTCTGTTTAATATtgttttccagcttttcaaTGAACATTTCTGACCAATAAACACAGATAAAAGCATGAAACCACTAATTGATGTTGACCTGAAAAGGCTTCAAAGTTTGAgaatatagttttttttaattgcaatagaggggttttttttacagtgtggtattgtTTTATGTGACCTGAATACTTCCTGCACCACTGTTCATCACACAGAACCAATGATTTGTCATTATAGTACAGAGTGGTACTTTTCTTTCTACCTCTGGTCAACTTTATCAATCAGCCATGTAAACACCACTGTATCTGTGCGccacaaataaatattttctatttatacAATGTGTCCTGTCACCTTGAAGAATATGAAACGTGTGACTTAATGGGGAGAAGCAGAAAGCAGAGGGacacatttatttcatttcatttgtttatacAGGAAAGGAGATAAACTAACATTGTGTGTTCCAGTTAAAGGTGGTCTGACTCAGTTAAAAACTAGTTTTCAACAGGTTTCTgttatgcaacaaaaacacattacaatacagaataaaacagaaacataGACACTGAAGAGTAGCAGACAGAAGTGGAGTGAGTAAAATGGGATATGGgatttaaatcagtggttgCAGGTATGGGTCAGGGTACCTTCAGGCAGTTCGTTTTttcgttttaaaccaaaaacgaaaaaacgttttttcctttttggtttaaaacgaaAAAACGAAAAAACGGAGCCGTTTTCCCTCAAaggttgtgttttaatatttattcacCGAATTGTTTGCAATAAAGTAATCGAGGATATACTAAATTATTGTGTGTGCCCTGTTGTTACTGTTAACACGGGGTTTCTCCATAACGCATCGTTGTGTCAGTTAAGTGTCAAGCTAATGTTTGTCCTTtttaccagcagatggcagtaggcCTATGAATTTATTTGCTGTCGTTGAATGCCTGGTTTTCTCTTAGTTTCTGTTGGATTATACAGACTTGCAATTCTTCAGGTTATTGATAAGGACAATTCAAATTATATGCAGCatatatttacttgtattcttttatattgttgtatcaCATAGGCCTATGCATTGTTGGCAGAGATGGGCAGCATTTTAAtaacatgtatttaaaatgttttatcacctactatgacaatagaaatgtcatacaaaaatacatcctgtgcctttttttcaaaatctgacTAAtcgaataaaataaataaattaaaatgattaatcgattattttttaaaaaatatataagttagtggcagccctaactGTATGCAACACATCTGATTCATATTATTTTAACCTGTTAGTGTTTCTTGCAATGTCCCTCACAAATAAAcgaataaatacatgaataaacacCTTAGCTACTATTGAACATTAGAATGTGATGAGGAACCTTTAATGCTCATATGAAGGCAAGTGAAGGAGCTGCTATGTTACATTCTAATAACCTTtcctattttaatttaaacttttttatgtCAACCTCCCAATGAGGTGCAGTTTCCTCATCGCTGCCCTGTGCATCGAGGCCCTCCAGACTGGACCGCTATGGACGGAGTGTAGGGTGGTCCTCCTTACTGCTGGGCCTGACCTGTACTGGGATAACATAGTCTTGCAACAGTGAGCCTCGACAAATATCCACTTCATGAAAACTGGGATTAAAAAGTACAACTATGTTATCATTTATGACCTGGATGTGATTGCAAGTCCATAAAACCAAGCAACTGTCTTGATGtctgtgttgtatttgtttaaatagTCCTATAGAATGATGCTAGCAGCATTGTCACCCTTACGCTCCTCAGTTTGTTTATACTTTGAATATAACTAATCTAATGATCCAAACTGAATAATATTGAAGTGGCACAGTAATGACAGATTCAaaatgtagtgtgtaccagttAAAGTTACTAGTATTAAGGCCAGGCTTGTGTTGACCACAACATGCGTAAAGTGGGGACCACAAGCAGTTTGATAACAAATCTTTAACAAATCTTTACTTTCAatgaacacaagaaaaaaaaactcctgttttgtcctggctggaattaaaaatgaaatggtCAGGAGACTCTCGCTGTGCTCAGCGTTGCCGGGGACGTGTCCGCCGGGAGGTTTGGATCGGTGATTCTCAGGAGCAGCACATACTGCGCGGAGGCCCCATCTTCATCCTGCCTGAGCCATGATGACTAGGGATGTGAATCTTTGGGTACCTCACGATTCCATTTTGATTCTTGGGGTCACGATTCGATTCAAAATCGATTCTTGATTCAAAACGATTCCCGGTTCAAAAATTGATTCTTGATTCAGTACATAgggctgacgtattgcggtaagcgagttgtgtcatttccggtgtttctgtgacagtgtctctgtactgctctggtgaattctgctagcctgctttctcacctcagttgctttaacgctgctttaacgtctacttcaagtcttaacccacactggttctgtttaagcacttatagctctccttctttctacgactttctcgctaatctcttagctgttgtttgcacgctcttagccttgttagctactttagcttagccatggcttctccttctcctgctctttcttgcccggtgtgccaaatgttcagttatgcctctgcctcctttagcgacagtggtaattgtaataagtgtagcttatttgctgcgttggaggcgaggcttagtgaattagaagcgcggctccgcaccatggaaaaccattcaaaagctgcggtagttagccagccccctgtagccggtgcggagccacatagcatagccttagcctctgctaactgtcctccggtaactcccgttcagccgggaggttgggttacggttcgccagaagcacagctccaagcagaagcccacggttcaccaccagcctgttcacgtttccaaccgcttttccccactcagcgacacacccgctgaggataaaactctggttattggcagctctattctgaggaacgtgaaattagcaacaccagcggccatagtcaaatgtatccctggggccagagcgggcgacattgaatcaaatttaaaactgctggctaaagctaaacgtagattcagtaagattgttattcacgtcggcggcaatgacacccggttacgccaatcggaggtcactaaaattaatattgcctcggtgtgtgaatatgcaaaaacgatgtcggactccgtagttttctctggacccctcccaaatctgaccagtgatgacatgtttagccgcatgtcatcatttaaccgctggctgtccaggtggtgtccagcaaacgatgtgggttttgttaataattggcaaactttctggggaaaacctggtcttattaggagagacggcattcaccccactttggatgga
This region includes:
- the LOC144462463 gene encoding fibroblast growth factor-binding protein 1-like, with the translated sequence MKAMCEATESHKKQLYAQQHESLSIINCLLKGDMLLLKTFTPLLMLAFLGQQVSLSSAARNKNRGADKTVTIAPPGSGDKLAASVRGKFPRDKMQCTWVAKDVGDTVKLMVKCEDPVARIKGGYTDLQCEYNGKPQSCPGYHSNNKGFWKQVSRAFKKLKTKVCSDERALVKASVCKRAPRGAHFKLDIFSSVVSAQSGGDELTEPTTPRSTSTSTAVSPACTKRANHQKTAEETCSGSWASVCNFFMSLLQSDDC